One Oncorhynchus keta strain PuntledgeMale-10-30-2019 chromosome 22, Oket_V2, whole genome shotgun sequence DNA window includes the following coding sequences:
- the LOC127910698 gene encoding 5-hydroxytryptamine receptor 3A-like gives MAAKDFSKMESQRWWVSSHQVLFIICCIMVQAPCLRCKIVVNCTNPNTISLLAALENVMTLYSIRPVMNLSTPTNISMYFTLYGILGVEEKAQLLYTYIWLVKEWENEFFSWDPVQCGSANISLPRERFWSPDVVINEFMDENRAPIVPYVYIKHTGIVRDANPVRVVSSCNLDIYTFPFDVQNCTFTFNSYIHRVSDIRIILGKKVEDILKRSISVLSTEGEWELMDIKSRRFNLSALYQGESNPYDELCFYIVLRRRATLYVVNLLIPSCFLITVDLFSFLLPPQNVDRSSFKMSLIFGYSVFLLIVNDLLPVTGSTIPLINVFFAICLALMVASLLETILITNLLVGSSNFHPVPGWVRVLVLRFMGTLVWLPQKSREDKIILNPVARETDVKVCPLVLVERQVQTGEPGKMWAEAGDPALVELRNLGNELQSIRLQVAQHVDGNQISQDWMQVGYILDRLLFGVYCIFITFSFIVILSVWSNYLK, from the exons ATGGCAGCCAAGGATTTTTCCAAAATGGAG TCTCAACGATGGTGGGTCAGTTCCCACCAGGTTCTGTTCATCATCTGCTGCATCATGGTACAGG CGCCATGCCTGAGATGTAAGATAGTGGTGAACTGCACCAACCCCAACACCATATCCCTTCTGGCTGCCCTGGAGAACGTCATGACATTGTACTCCATACGACCTGTCATGAACCTCTCAACCCCCACCAACATCAGCATGTACTTCACTCTCTACGGCATCCTGGGTGTG GAAGAAAAAGCACAACTGTTGTACACCTACATTTGGCTGGTGAAG GAATGGGAGAATGAATTTTTCAGCTGGGACCCAGTCCAATGCGGCTCTGCCAATATTTCTCTCCCCAGGGAAAGGTTCTGGTCACCAGATGTGGTAATCAATGAATT TATGGATGAAAACAGAGCTCCCATCGTCCCTTATGTGTACATTAAGCACACTGGTATAGTGCGAGACGCCAACCCTGTCAGAGTGGTTAGCTCCTGTAACCTGGACATCTACACCTTCCCCTTTGACGTCCAGAACTGCACCTTCACCTTCAACTCCTACATCCACCGCG TGTCGGACATAAGGATTATTTTAGGGAAGAAGGTGGAGGACATCCTGAAACGCTCCATTAGCGTGTTGTCCACCGAAGGGGAGTGGGAGCTGATGGACATCAAATCCAGGAGGTTCAATTTATCAGCACTCTATCAGGGAGAAAGCAACCCCTATGATGAGCTCTGCTTCTAC ATTGTCCTGAGGCGCAGAGCAACCCTCTACGTGGTGAACCTCCTGATCCCCAGCTGCTTCCTCATCACTGTGGATCTCTTCAGCTTCCTGCTGCCTCCCCAGAATGTGGACCGCTCCTCCTTCAAGATGAGCCTTATTTTTGGTTACTCCGTCTTCCTGCTCATCGTGAATGACCTGCTGCCAGTCACAGGAAGCACCATACCATTGATAA ATGTGTTCTTCGCCATCTGCTTGGCTCTGATGGTGGCCAGCCTGCTGGAGACTATTCTCATCACCAACCTCCTGGTCGGCTCCAGTAACTTCCACCCAGTGCCTGGCTGGGTCCGAGTGCTCGTCCTGCGCTTCATGGGCACCCTCGTCTGGCTGCCTCAGAAATCCAGAGAGGACAAGATCATCCTCAATCCAGTTGCAAGAG AAACAGACGTGAAAGTCTGCCCTCTAGTGTTGGTGGAGAGACAGGTTCAAACAGGAGAACCAGGTAAGATGTGGGCAGAGGCAGGCGATCCAGCCCTGGTGGAGCTGAGGAATCTGGGCAATGAGCTCCAGTCCATCCGCCTCCAGGTGGCCCAGCATGTGGACGGGAACCAGATCTCCCAGGACTGGATGCAGGTGGGCTACATCCTCGACCGGCTGCTGTTTGGCGTCTACTGCATCTTCATCACCTTCAGCTTCATCGTCATCCTCAGCGTTTGGAGTAATTATCTGAAGTAA